The stretch of DNA TTCATCCGGCGCGGTTCTGGCACTACCTGAGCGAGAATTTTCCGGCGGGTATTATCCGCAGCAAGGGCTTGTTCTGGCTGGCATCGCGCCCGGATGATGCGCTGAATTTCAGTCAGGCCGGGGGCAGCTTACGGGCCGAGTCGGCGGGTGTTTGGTGGGCATCGATGCCGTTTAGTCAGCGCACACAATACGGCGCGTTTCTCGAAAACCGCGAGCGCATTGAAGCCCGCTGGCACAAACGGTTCGGCGACCGGCAAAACGAATTAGTCATTATTGGGCAGGATTTGAGCGAAGCGCAGGTTACTGCCGAATTACAGGAATGTCTGTGTACCGAACTGGAACTGAAGCACATGGAAGCAGGTGGTACGTTTAAAGACCCATTTCCGGTTTGGGAATAAGATAAGGGAGTGGCGTATAACTTTTACACCTATTGAATGGGGGGTAATTACAATAGAAAAAAATGTTACATAGAGATACACCGGGGAAAAAGAGCTACGCAGAGGTTTTAATAAGCCGTTCTTCGTGTATTTCCCTATCTGCTCCGTGTAGTTCTGTGTAATAACCCCTAAAAATCTTTTGTTGCGGGTGGGAGAGTGACCGAGGGCATCATCTGGTGGTTGGGTACTTTCTTGAATGTCAGGCACTCCCCACCGGCCAAAATCTTTCTCCTTTTTAGCCATGCTACAAGCTCTCGATCTTTCCAAACGCTACGCGCCCAATGCCCCGCTGGCACTCGATAACCTGACTATGACTGTGGCATCGGGCGAAATCTTCTGCCTGCTCGGTCAGAACGGCGCAGGCAAAACCACGACGATTAATCTGTTTCTGGGCTTTCTGAAACCCACGGGCGGACAGGCTCTGATCGACGGTCTGGACGTTGTCGCCCATCCGCTCGAAACAAAAAAACGGCTGGCGTACCTGCCCGAAACCGTTATGTTGTATCCGAACCTGACGGGGCTTGAAAATCTTGATTTCTTCGCGTCGCTGGCCGGTTGTCGGTACGCATCGACTGAGTTGGGCGATCTGCTGACCCGCGCCGGTTTACAACCTGATGCCCACGCCCGAAGGGTAGAAACCTACTCGAAAGGGATGCGGCAAAAAGTAGGCATTGCTATTGCTTTGGCCAAACAGGCCACTGTGCTGCTTCTCGACGAACCCACCAGCGGGCTGGACCCTAAAGCCGCCAATGAATTTTCTGACCTGTTGCTGCAATTACGGCACTCGGGAACGGCAATCCTGATGGCAACGCATGATATTTTTCGGGCAAAGGAAGTTGCTACGCATATCGGTATCATGCGCGAAGGGCGGTTAGTCGAAACGCTGACCGCTACCGATATGACGGCCAATGAACTGGAAGCCATCTACCTCCAAACGGTGTAGTCAAACCATGAAAAATATCATTGCCCACAAAGAGTTCGTTGTTACCCTGCGCGACCGGCGTTTTTGGGTTGCCGGTGGGGTTGTGCTGTTGCTGTTGCTCGTAGCAGTCTGGACGGGCTTTCAGAACTACCGGATGCTGGCCGAAAAACGCGGGCAGGCCAATCGGTCGGCGCGGGCTGCGTGGCTGGGGCAACCCGAAAAAAATCCGCACTCGGCAGCGCACTACGGCACGTTTGCATTCCGTCCCAAATCTGACCTGAGTTTTCTGGACTTTGGTCTCGATACGTACACCGGAGCGAGCGTATATCTGGAAGGACACCGCCAGAACGACGCAAAGTTCAGTCAGGCCGAAGATGCCACCGTACTGATTCGATTCGGTGAGATGACCGTAGCATTTGTGTTGCAACTCCTGATTCCGCTGCTGATTATCTTTCTGTGTTTCAGTGCTTTCACGCAGGAGCGCGACGAACACATCCTTAAATTAGTAGCCAGTCAGGGTGTATCCGTCGCGGATTTATACTGGGGTAAAGTGCTGGGTTTGACGCGGGTGACCGGGTTAGTGCTTGGCCCCGCGCTGCTGCTGGCGGCTGGCTTGTTGTTTGCCCAAACGGGTTTTCAGACCAGCATCGACACGGTGCTGCGGCTGCTGCTGTTTGGGCTGATTTACGCGCTTTATTTTCTATTGTTTATTACCGGAAGCGTGTACGTGTCGGCTCGTAGCAGCAGTTCGCGGGCAAGTTTGCTCACCTTGCTTGGCGTCTGGATTGTAGCCTGTGTATTGTTGCCAAAAGCTGCGGCTAATCTGGGTGAAAGCCTCTTCAGTGTACCATCGAAATACGCCTTTCAACGGCTGATTCACGAAGACGAAGAAAAAGGTATCGACGGGCATAACCCGTCTGATGCACGGGCAAAAGAACTGGAAAAGAAGGTGTTGGCCCAATATGGCGTCGATTCTGTAGCGCAGTTGCCGGTCAACTTCGACGGTATTGTGATGCAGGAGGGTGAAAAATACACCAGCATGGTCTATCAGAAGCATTTTGGCGCATTGCAGCAGCAGTTTCAGAAACAGAACAGTTTGGCAACTGTACTGGGTTTTGTGAACCCATACTTAGCTGTGCGGAATTTGTCGATGGGGCTGTCGGGGTCCGATTACGCGCATTTTCTGGATTTTAAAGATAAAGCCGAACAGCACCGATTCGCGCTGGTCGAACAACTTAATAACCAGATGATACGCTTCTCGAAAACCGGCGATTGGGAAAAGAAAGTCAGCCGCGATTTCTGGGCAAAAACGCCCGCTTTTACGTATCAGTTGCCATCGGTTGGCTGGGCATTGCGGCAGCATGGCGTATCGCTGGTAGCATTGCTGCTGTTTAGCGGGCTATTGTTGGGCGGTATTCAGCGCAGTTTAAAATCTGTGGCTATTCTTTAGCAGTTTATGCACCCTTTTTTTCTACTTCTCAGAAACGACTGGCGTTTGCTGAAACGCGGGCGGTCGCTAACTATCGTGAGCCTGTTAGCCCTGCTGGCGGGCGTTTATGCGCTATTTTACGGCAAAACGTTCGTAGAACGGCAGCAGGCTACCATTACCGAACTGCAACAAAACGAACGCGCCCGGCTCGACTCGCTCCTGATCTGGGCCAAACTCGACCCAACCGTAGCGGCTAATCGCGAAAAATGGGAGAAAGCCACCAGCCCCTACGACGTGAACGTGCCGGAGGGATACCGTACTACCATGCACGAACCGTCGGCCCTGACGCCCCTCTCGCTCGGTATGCGCGACCTGTTTCCCTATTACCACGATGTAATGGGCCGGGCTATTTATCGGCAGCTTTTTCAGCAGGAAATTGCCAATCCGCAAAAACTGGCAGTCGGGCATTTCGATTGGGCCTTTGTTGTCATATTCTTACTGCCTTTGTTGCTAATTGCGCTGTCGTACAATCTCTTATCGGTCGAGAAAGAGCAGGGAACGTATGCCTTGCTGCGGTCGCAGCCTATCACGCTTCGGCAAATTGTGCTGGCAAAACTCGTGCTTCGACTGGGTTTGCTGATGGGATTTCTGGTTTTGATGACGGGGCTGGCTATTGGGTTGCTGGGCATCGATGTAGGCGAAGATGGTGCATTGACAGCCCGTTTTTTTGTGGTGTCGGCAATGTACAGCCTGTTCTGGGCGGGCGTAGTGTTTGCGGTGGTATCGTTTCAGAAAACATCGGCATTTAACGCGCTCATGCTGCTCGGCTGCTGGCTCGTGCTGGTACTGGCCCTGCCGACACTATTGCATCAGGTGCTGACGGTTCGCCAGCCCATCGACCGCAGTACGTTCGAGAATCTGGTGCGCGATGAATACGGTCAGGAACAGCCCGACTCAGTAGTGCTCAAGCCGTACTACGCCCGCTATCCAGACCGTTATTTTCCCCGCGATACAATAAAGCGTACCCCTGATTTACGGGTCTATTACGCCCGTAACGACCAGCTCGATCAAATACTGACTCCATTAGTTGGGCAGTACGAAGCGGCTGTGGCTGCCCGCGAAGCTACGGTTTCGGACTGGAGTTGGGTACTGCCCGCCGTTACGGCCCAGGAACTCTTCAACGGACTGGCCGGTACGTCGGCAGCGGCCCACCGCGCCTATATCGGGCAAGTGCGCGATTTCCACCGTCTCTGGAATGGCTTCTTTGTGCCAAAATACTTTAAAAATCAACGGCTCACAGCCGCCGACTATGCCCAATTTCCCGTATGGCAGTTTCGGTCGGCAGCCCCTGATGTTGCCGTTGGTCCAGGCTTGCTGAAACTGCTGCTACTAACGGTCATCCTGTTTGGATTGGGCTGGTGGAAGCTGAAGTAACACTATTTTATGGAATCGACAGACGTATTGATTATTGGCGGCAGCTATGCCGGATTGAGTGCTGCACTGACACTGGCCCGGTCATTACGGCAGGTGCTGGTTATTGATGCCGGGCAACCCTGTAATCGGCAAACACCGCATTCGCATAACTTCATCACGCATGATGGAACGCCCCCCGCCCTGATTGCCGACAGGGCGCGGGAGCAGGTATTGGCGTATCCAACTGTTTCATTTGTTCATGATTTTGCTACCGAAGCCGCCCGAATCAACAGCGGCTTTGTTGTTACGACTCAGAGCGGCAGACAATACAAAGCCCGGAAGGTGCTATTGGCAACGGGCGTTGTTGATCAGTTGCCTGTTATTGACGGACTGGCCGAGTGCTGGGGTATTTCGGCACTGCACTGTCCGTATTGTCATGGCTACGAGGTGGCCGGGCAGCGAATAGGAGTACTTGCCAATGGCGATCTGGCGGTTGAGATGGTGCGGCTGATTCAGCAATGGTCGAAACAGGTAACACTGTTTACCAATGGTCCGGCTACGTTCTCGCAAGAGCAAAAAACGCTGTTTCAACAACTAAACGTACCCGTTGCTGAATCGCCTGTGCTGGCAGTTGTGCATCAAGAGGGTCAGGTGCAGCATCTGCAACTGGCCGATGGTTCTGCACAGGCTGTTGACGCGTTGTTCGTTCGTCCGGTGGTTGCACATCGAAACCCATTAGCCGAACAACTTGGCTGCGAAAGCAACGATATGAAACTGATTCAGGCAAATGAATTTGGGCAAACCAACGTGCCGGGGCTGTACGTGGCCGGAGATAATAGTTTCCCTTTGCGGGCCGTGAGCGTAGCAGTTGCCAACGGTATGAAAGCCGGTTCGTTCGTAAACCGCGAACTGATCGAGGAAGATCTAATCGAGCGTTTGGGCGCAGACTAATACCGTTTCCATAGCCAGCGACTTACCGAAAAACGTTTGGGCTGGTTCGGGTTCGACCACAACGCTTGTTACTGTAAAATCATTGGCAATCAGGAGTTCGGTAGCCTGCTCAGGGTCGTAAAGCGTAAAGCCGAATGCCGTAAAGGGCATTTGTTCCATCAGACTGCGGGGGCGGATGCCCAACACAACATGCCCACCCGGCACCAGAACGCGCTGTATTTCGGCCAGTTCAGCGGCTGGGTCTTCCCAGAAATATAACGTGTTGATTGTTAGGAATTTAGTAAACGAACCATCGTCGAACGGCAGGGTAGCACCCGACCGAAACACAAATCTAACCTGCCCGCTTTGCACCAAATCGGCGTTTAGCTGGTTGGCTTGTGCAATCATCACCTCCGAAAAATCGCAGCCAGTGTAGCGCACCGACGGGGCAACGCCGACCAGATCGCGGGCAAACAGACCGTTGCCGGGGCCAAGTTCAAGAATACGGTCGTTGGGTTGAACGGCCAACTGGCGAATGGCCCGTCGGTAGATTAGTTCGTTGCCAACGTTCATACGCTGACCTACTTCTACGCCGGCATCGCCGTGGGGCTGGCGAAGCTGGCTGGCTACGTCGCGGAGTTGTTCTTCGTTCATAGGGAATGGTTGTTTCAGAGACAAACAATATACGCTAATTTCGCGCAGATGCACAACAAATCGGAAAACATGCCCAAAGACGTAACCTTGCTGACCGGCTTTCTGGGCGCGGGCAAAACCACCCTGCTCAATGCGCTGATGGCCGCCCGGCCCCAAACCCGGTTCGCCCTGATTGAAAATGAGTATGGCGAAGAAGGTATCGATGGCGGCTTAGTGATGCGGCCCGACGTAGACGTGGTCGAACTGAGCAACGGGTGCCTGTGCTGCTCACTCAACAACGACCTGCTCGACGTGCTGGAAGCGTTCTACGACCGGCGCGACCAGTTTGACGAGCTGATTATTGAAACTACTGGCATTGCCGACCCTGCCAACGTGGCCGTGCCGTTTCTGATGGTGCCAATGGTACAGCGCGAGTTCACGCTGAAGCGGGTTATTTGCTTGGTGGATGCCGAATTGGTTGAGGATCAGCTTCGTGACACGGAGGAGGCCATCGGTCAGATTTCGTTCAGCGACGTTATTCTGATTAACAAAACCGACCGGGTTTCGCCCGAATACCTTGCCACCGTGCAGGAAACGTTACGGGGTCTGAACCCATTTGCTCAAGTGTTTCTCGGACATAAAGACTCCTACCCAATTGACGAGTTGATGCGTGCAGTGCGCGAAACCGCCGATGCCGGAGCTATCACCAAACTGCGCCCTGTGCAACCCTCGGCTACGCCCGGTCCGTCGCTGTTGCAGGCCGTTCCAAAAGCCAACTCGCTGGGCGTAATGCCGCACCGGCACCACCACCACAAACACAGCGATATTGTGTCGTTAAGCTTCCGGTTCAGCGAGTCGTTCGATATGACGCAGGTGTACCACCGGCTTACCACATTGTTGCTTTTTCAGGGGCAGGGTATTTACCGGGTCAAAGGCATTATTTACGACGAAACCCGCGCCGAACGCTGGATTGTGCAGTCGGTTGGCCGAACCCTGACCATCACCGAAGGAGCCGCGTGGCAACCCGATGAAGAGCGTGTTAGCCGCGTGGTGTTCATTGGAAAGTTGCTCAAACCGGCGGGTTTCGAGAAGTTGCTGAAGCAGTGTATCCGAAACGCCAAACCCGAACCGTCGGCCTGGAACATCACCAATTCGGCAGCATTGCAGCCAACCCCGAAACTGCCTTCCTGACGTTTCGTCGATGAAAAAACAAGCCGCAGCATACACCCCGCCAATCTTTTTCCGATATTTGCAACTTAGTTGCAAATACACCACTGCTTGCGGACACGTTTTCTCTTCGGACTACTCGTTCTCTTCTGCTCCGTTAGCGTAGCCCAGCGCGTAACGGTGACGGGTGTGGTGCGCGATGCCGCTACGCAACAGCTTTTATCGGGGGTGCTGGTTCAGGCTCCACCTACCGACGAAGCTGCCTATACGGGCGACGAGGGCCGTTTTTCGCTGCAACTGACCGCCAACCGCCCCCGTGCTCTGACGTTTACGCTGCTCGGAAAACAACCGCTGACGCTCAACGTTCAACCCACCCGTGATACCACCCTGACGGTGTTGCTCGAAGACCGCTCGTTTGGCCTGAACGAAGTATCGGTTGTTGCCAAAGAACAACGAATTGGCTCCTCGTCGGTAATCGACAAGTCGGCACTGATTCACGTACAGCCCACCAGTTTGGCCGACGTACTCCAGCTCGTACCGGGGCAGTTGGCTACCAACCCGAACCTCGGAGCCGCCCAGCAGGTAACGCTCCGGCAGGTGCCTACAACCCCCGATGCTACCCGCGCCAACGCGCTCGGAACGGCTGTTATTCAGGATGGTATGCCCGTCTCCAACAACGCCAATCTGCAATCGGTACAGACTATTTTGAATGCGGCTCCCGGCAGTTTCGCGCCCTTTTCCAGCGTGGTTGGGCGGGGTGTCGATTTGCGGCAGATGGGGGCCGATAATATCGAGACGGTGGAGGTGGTGCGGGGTATTCCGTCGGCCAAATATGGCGATCTGACATCGGGCATGATTATCACCAATTCGCGTGTTGGAGCCACCCGGCCCGAACTGCGCCTTCGGCTTAACCCGACCCTGCTACAGGCGTCTTTCGTAAGCGGTTTCTGGCTCGATAAGCAGAAAACGCAGACTTTCAATACACATGTAGACGTGCTACGGTCGCAGGATGACCCCCGCGACCGGGTTAATTCATATAGCCGCCTGACGGGGTTGCTCTCCTGGCGACGGCAGGTGCCCGGCCTGACAACCACAGCCATTCTGACTGGCTACCGAACTTTAGACGATCAGCGACGAGACCCCAGCGACCAACGCACACAGCGGCAGCGTTTTGCCCGCGAATCGAGTGTAAAAGGCTCATTCGAGACCCGTTGGCGACCCCGGCAACCCTGGCTGACAAGCCTGCGGGCGATTGTTGGGATCAATTACGTCGATCAGGAAGCGTTTACGCAGGAACTGATTACGCGCGATTTGTTTCCGCTCTCAACCGCTCTGCGCGATACAACCATGCGGGGCCGCTACGGCGAAGCTGAATACCTGAGCCGCCTGACGGTTTCGGGTCGGCCCATCAACACGTACACCAATTGGGAAGCCAATTGGGTGCTGTCGGGCGGGTTAGGAATGACCCACTCAATCATTGCAGGCATGAGCTGGCAAATGGATGTGAACCGGGGCGATGGCCGCATATTCGACCCAACGCGCCCACCCCGGCAGAACTACGGCGTAGGCGAACGGCCCCGCTCGTTCCGCGACATCCCGGCGCTGCATCAGCTTTCGTATTATGTCGAAGATAAACTGTCGGGTTGGATTGGGGCGCGGTCATACACCATTCAGGCTGGGTTTCGCTTCGATAATGTGCAGCCTACAGGCTTGTTTACCAGTCGGTTGGACTTTGTGCCGTCGCCCCGTATCAACGTGACACTTGAAACGGTGCCAGGGGTGTT from Spirosoma montaniterrae encodes:
- a CDS encoding ABC transporter ATP-binding protein → MLQALDLSKRYAPNAPLALDNLTMTVASGEIFCLLGQNGAGKTTTINLFLGFLKPTGGQALIDGLDVVAHPLETKKRLAYLPETVMLYPNLTGLENLDFFASLAGCRYASTELGDLLTRAGLQPDAHARRVETYSKGMRQKVGIAIALAKQATVLLLDEPTSGLDPKAANEFSDLLLQLRHSGTAILMATHDIFRAKEVATHIGIMREGRLVETLTATDMTANELEAIYLQTV
- a CDS encoding DUF3526 domain-containing protein, producing MKNIIAHKEFVVTLRDRRFWVAGGVVLLLLLVAVWTGFQNYRMLAEKRGQANRSARAAWLGQPEKNPHSAAHYGTFAFRPKSDLSFLDFGLDTYTGASVYLEGHRQNDAKFSQAEDATVLIRFGEMTVAFVLQLLIPLLIIFLCFSAFTQERDEHILKLVASQGVSVADLYWGKVLGLTRVTGLVLGPALLLAAGLLFAQTGFQTSIDTVLRLLLFGLIYALYFLLFITGSVYVSARSSSSRASLLTLLGVWIVACVLLPKAAANLGESLFSVPSKYAFQRLIHEDEEKGIDGHNPSDARAKELEKKVLAQYGVDSVAQLPVNFDGIVMQEGEKYTSMVYQKHFGALQQQFQKQNSLATVLGFVNPYLAVRNLSMGLSGSDYAHFLDFKDKAEQHRFALVEQLNNQMIRFSKTGDWEKKVSRDFWAKTPAFTYQLPSVGWALRQHGVSLVALLLFSGLLLGGIQRSLKSVAIL
- a CDS encoding DUF3526 domain-containing protein, which codes for MHPFFLLLRNDWRLLKRGRSLTIVSLLALLAGVYALFYGKTFVERQQATITELQQNERARLDSLLIWAKLDPTVAANREKWEKATSPYDVNVPEGYRTTMHEPSALTPLSLGMRDLFPYYHDVMGRAIYRQLFQQEIANPQKLAVGHFDWAFVVIFLLPLLLIALSYNLLSVEKEQGTYALLRSQPITLRQIVLAKLVLRLGLLMGFLVLMTGLAIGLLGIDVGEDGALTARFFVVSAMYSLFWAGVVFAVVSFQKTSAFNALMLLGCWLVLVLALPTLLHQVLTVRQPIDRSTFENLVRDEYGQEQPDSVVLKPYYARYPDRYFPRDTIKRTPDLRVYYARNDQLDQILTPLVGQYEAAVAAREATVSDWSWVLPAVTAQELFNGLAGTSAAAHRAYIGQVRDFHRLWNGFFVPKYFKNQRLTAADYAQFPVWQFRSAAPDVAVGPGLLKLLLLTVILFGLGWWKLK
- a CDS encoding NAD(P)/FAD-dependent oxidoreductase, giving the protein MESTDVLIIGGSYAGLSAALTLARSLRQVLVIDAGQPCNRQTPHSHNFITHDGTPPALIADRAREQVLAYPTVSFVHDFATEAARINSGFVVTTQSGRQYKARKVLLATGVVDQLPVIDGLAECWGISALHCPYCHGYEVAGQRIGVLANGDLAVEMVRLIQQWSKQVTLFTNGPATFSQEQKTLFQQLNVPVAESPVLAVVHQEGQVQHLQLADGSAQAVDALFVRPVVAHRNPLAEQLGCESNDMKLIQANEFGQTNVPGLYVAGDNSFPLRAVSVAVANGMKAGSFVNRELIEEDLIERLGAD
- a CDS encoding class I SAM-dependent methyltransferase, which gives rise to MNEEQLRDVASQLRQPHGDAGVEVGQRMNVGNELIYRRAIRQLAVQPNDRILELGPGNGLFARDLVGVAPSVRYTGCDFSEVMIAQANQLNADLVQSGQVRFVFRSGATLPFDDGSFTKFLTINTLYFWEDPAAELAEIQRVLVPGGHVVLGIRPRSLMEQMPFTAFGFTLYDPEQATELLIANDFTVTSVVVEPEPAQTFFGKSLAMETVLVCAQTLD
- a CDS encoding CobW family GTP-binding protein codes for the protein MHNKSENMPKDVTLLTGFLGAGKTTLLNALMAARPQTRFALIENEYGEEGIDGGLVMRPDVDVVELSNGCLCCSLNNDLLDVLEAFYDRRDQFDELIIETTGIADPANVAVPFLMVPMVQREFTLKRVICLVDAELVEDQLRDTEEAIGQISFSDVILINKTDRVSPEYLATVQETLRGLNPFAQVFLGHKDSYPIDELMRAVRETADAGAITKLRPVQPSATPGPSLLQAVPKANSLGVMPHRHHHHKHSDIVSLSFRFSESFDMTQVYHRLTTLLLFQGQGIYRVKGIIYDETRAERWIVQSVGRTLTITEGAAWQPDEERVSRVVFIGKLLKPAGFEKLLKQCIRNAKPEPSAWNITNSAALQPTPKLPS
- a CDS encoding TonB-dependent receptor; this translates as MRTRFLFGLLVLFCSVSVAQRVTVTGVVRDAATQQLLSGVLVQAPPTDEAAYTGDEGRFSLQLTANRPRALTFTLLGKQPLTLNVQPTRDTTLTVLLEDRSFGLNEVSVVAKEQRIGSSSVIDKSALIHVQPTSLADVLQLVPGQLATNPNLGAAQQVTLRQVPTTPDATRANALGTAVIQDGMPVSNNANLQSVQTILNAAPGSFAPFSSVVGRGVDLRQMGADNIETVEVVRGIPSAKYGDLTSGMIITNSRVGATRPELRLRLNPTLLQASFVSGFWLDKQKTQTFNTHVDVLRSQDDPRDRVNSYSRLTGLLSWRRQVPGLTTTAILTGYRTLDDQRRDPSDQRTQRQRFARESSVKGSFETRWRPRQPWLTSLRAIVGINYVDQEAFTQELITRDLFPLSTALRDTTMRGRYGEAEYLSRLTVSGRPINTYTNWEANWVLSGGLGMTHSIIAGMSWQMDVNRGDGRIFDPTRPPRQNYGVGERPRSFRDIPALHQLSYYVEDKLSGWIGARSYTIQAGFRFDNVQPTGLFTSRLDFVPSPRINVTLETVPGVFLRGGYGQMAKAPTLDVLYPGPRFFDLVNVNYFANNPAERLLLITTRVINLDGQIVRPFRTQKAEIGFDGQIQQFQGAITAFRETTTGAFGTNRLVRPFALARYGITATPPGQPPVLTPQPTRFDTVFVGYDQPVANRRYVNEGVEFSLLTPEWPRIRTSFQLNGAWIRSNSFDDGILIDADRAYATQNVPQRVAIYQSAANRTASFFNTSLRLIQRIPRLGLVISGLWQVIWTNTNRSEPLNPYAIGYIDRRGQTTMLTPQQSQSPEFADLRRAIDVRLEVPFQPPPLHLFNLRVTKEWAKGYGFSFFANNITGNRPLALNPQSGVFVRRNEPLFFGAEINLSF